A window from Rhineura floridana isolate rRhiFlo1 chromosome 19, rRhiFlo1.hap2, whole genome shotgun sequence encodes these proteins:
- the CCDC92 gene encoding coiled-coil domain-containing protein 92 isoform X2 yields MAASNLENQLHSAQKNLLFLQRQHADTLKGLHAEIRRLQQHCTDLTYELTLKSSDSTESGTSRSEELKRKCEELEAQLKEKEAENNELLKELEQKNAMIMVLENTIKEREKKYLEELKMKSHKLNMLSSELEQRASTIAYLTSQLHATKKKLLSSSGTSDSSPSGSPVLSNYKPAPPKDKLPETPRRRMKKSLSTPLNPEFEEAYRLGSDSRKLLLREPVDAMPDPTPFLLARETAEIHLIKERPLVIPPIPSERTSAEPHSPAREKQHKAHVGVAHRIHHVAPPQAQPEVETLAVDQVNGSKVVRKHSGTDRTV; encoded by the exons ATGGCAGCATCGAACCTGGAGAACCAGCTACACAGTGCTCAGAAGAATCTGCTGTTTCTCCAGCGACAGCACGCCGACACGCTCAAGGGACTGCATGCTGAGATTCGACGGCTGCAGCAGCACTGCACAG ATCTGACATACGAGTTGACTCTCAAAAGTTCAGATTCAACAG AAAGTGGGACTTCAAGAAGTGAAGAACTCAAAAGAAAATGTGAAGAACTTGAGGCCCAGCTGAAAGAGAAAGAGGCTGAAAACAATGAGTTATTAAAGGAACTGGAGCAAAAGAATGCCATGATAATGGTACTTGAGAACACCAtcaaagaaagggaaaagaaGTATTTAGAAGAGCTTAAAATGAAAAGCCATAAGTTAAACATGCTGTCGAGTGAACTAGAGCAGCGCGCCAGTACAATTGCATACCTCACCTCGCAACTGCACGCAACAAAGAAAAAGCTCCTGAGTTCGAGTGGGACTTCCGATAGCTCTCCATCTGGAAGCCCAGTCCTGTCCAACTACAAGCCAGCGCCGCCCAAAGATAAGCTCCCAGAGACTCCGCGACGTAGAATGAAGAAGAGTCTCTCCACCCCACTCAACCCTGAATTCGAAGAGGCCTACAGATTAGGATCGGATAGCCGCAAACTGCTGTTACGGGAGCCCGTCGATGCTATGCCTGATCCCACACCCTTTTTATTGGCAAGGGAAACCGCTGAGATCCACCTTATCAAAGAGAGGCCTTTAGTCATTCCACCTATTCCTTCGGAACGCACTTCTGCAGAGCCCCACAGCCCAGCCCGGGAGAAGCAGCACAAGGCTCACGTAGGTGTGGCGCACCGCATCCACCACGTTGCTCCACCCCAGGCGCAGCCAGAGGTTGAGACGCTGGCAGTGGATCAGGTGAATGGCAGCAAAGTGGTCCGAAAACATTCGGGGACAGATAGAACTGTTTAA
- the CCDC92 gene encoding coiled-coil domain-containing protein 92 isoform X1 yields MSGSLDVRMAASNLENQLHSAQKNLLFLQRQHADTLKGLHAEIRRLQQHCTDLTYELTLKSSDSTESGTSRSEELKRKCEELEAQLKEKEAENNELLKELEQKNAMIMVLENTIKEREKKYLEELKMKSHKLNMLSSELEQRASTIAYLTSQLHATKKKLLSSSGTSDSSPSGSPVLSNYKPAPPKDKLPETPRRRMKKSLSTPLNPEFEEAYRLGSDSRKLLLREPVDAMPDPTPFLLARETAEIHLIKERPLVIPPIPSERTSAEPHSPAREKQHKAHVGVAHRIHHVAPPQAQPEVETLAVDQVNGSKVVRKHSGTDRTV; encoded by the exons CAGGTTCACTGGATGTCAGGATGGCAGCATCGAACCTGGAGAACCAGCTACACAGTGCTCAGAAGAATCTGCTGTTTCTCCAGCGACAGCACGCCGACACGCTCAAGGGACTGCATGCTGAGATTCGACGGCTGCAGCAGCACTGCACAG ATCTGACATACGAGTTGACTCTCAAAAGTTCAGATTCAACAG AAAGTGGGACTTCAAGAAGTGAAGAACTCAAAAGAAAATGTGAAGAACTTGAGGCCCAGCTGAAAGAGAAAGAGGCTGAAAACAATGAGTTATTAAAGGAACTGGAGCAAAAGAATGCCATGATAATGGTACTTGAGAACACCAtcaaagaaagggaaaagaaGTATTTAGAAGAGCTTAAAATGAAAAGCCATAAGTTAAACATGCTGTCGAGTGAACTAGAGCAGCGCGCCAGTACAATTGCATACCTCACCTCGCAACTGCACGCAACAAAGAAAAAGCTCCTGAGTTCGAGTGGGACTTCCGATAGCTCTCCATCTGGAAGCCCAGTCCTGTCCAACTACAAGCCAGCGCCGCCCAAAGATAAGCTCCCAGAGACTCCGCGACGTAGAATGAAGAAGAGTCTCTCCACCCCACTCAACCCTGAATTCGAAGAGGCCTACAGATTAGGATCGGATAGCCGCAAACTGCTGTTACGGGAGCCCGTCGATGCTATGCCTGATCCCACACCCTTTTTATTGGCAAGGGAAACCGCTGAGATCCACCTTATCAAAGAGAGGCCTTTAGTCATTCCACCTATTCCTTCGGAACGCACTTCTGCAGAGCCCCACAGCCCAGCCCGGGAGAAGCAGCACAAGGCTCACGTAGGTGTGGCGCACCGCATCCACCACGTTGCTCCACCCCAGGCGCAGCCAGAGGTTGAGACGCTGGCAGTGGATCAGGTGAATGGCAGCAAAGTGGTCCGAAAACATTCGGGGACAGATAGAACTGTTTAA